From Zea mays cultivar B73 chromosome 3, Zm-B73-REFERENCE-NAM-5.0, whole genome shotgun sequence:
gacagctgtccttccgtcaggctccagcgctcctccgacgaccacgacaccacacgaaccgggtgccaaaacctctccggctgccacgacggcatgtacttagggcgctagctctcctccgctagacacgtagcactttgctacacccccattgtacacctggatcctctccttacgcctataaaagaaaggaccagggccctcttacagagggttggccgcgcggggacgaggacgagacaggcgctcgcgtgaggacgCTCGCTCCATctccctcgtgaacgcttgtaaccccctactgtaagcgcacccgacttgggcgcgggacgaacatgaaggccgcgggatttccacctctctcacgcctgtatccggccacctttctccccccttcgcgctcggcctcgcgccgacccatctgggctggggcacgcggcgacatttcactcgtcggcccagagacccccggtctcgaaacgccgacaatgttGGAGccagttttagtattctatctatGCAGATTTGGTTGCTAGTCCCGCTAGGGAAGTGTGTCCTATATCCTGACTACGTCGTTTGGATACCATTTTTTGAAATTATATTAGTAGTATCTTATAAGTTTATTGGATTTAGGACCGTTTGACTTACAATAAATTATAAATGCATATATATTAGATGGATAGCATCAAATACACCTTCATGtaagaaagaaaaaaagaaaatacAGTCTCATGTTAGTTCTGTTTGCTTGCGAAGAGAGATTTCATGTGAATCAAAACAACCAGATTCAAATATGTTAAATAATCAGACGTAACGTATACATGATTTTTTAAATCCAACTCCTTGAAAGTAAGAAGCTCTCCAAAGCCAACATGACAATGAACTTTGCAATTAAGGGCTTATTTGGAGAGCTTCATTTCAAAAATTTCGGCTTCATTTTAACTTCTTCCATCCAAATAGATCAAACTTCATGAACTCCAGCTTTTAAAAAAATGACATTAGAGGCTGGCTTCATAAAATTTATGCTCCTCAAAGGGTGTTTCACAGAAACACTATTTTCATACCTACTCATGAAGTTGCATAAAAATTACTCACCACGTCACTTGTTACACAACATAGCGCTTCGGTTCTCTCATGACATCCACTAATCAATGGTAGTCAAGGATACACAAAAATCAATTATATTACACAGAAGCTGGAGTCCATATACAAGCTAAACACTCTTCGATCTCACTTCAATAATTTGTTGAAATTGTTGTGATAAAGCTAGAAAATTGAAGCTAAAATTCTTGAAGTGAAACCCTAAAAACACTTATTTTGCTGTCGCTCAAGAACAAAACCTTCTCTTCTACTATCTCCGGAAAAAAAAGGAACAAAACCTTCTCTTCTGCTTGCtaggggtgggcattttaaaaccgaaaaccgaacccgaacccgaaccgaacccgaatagaccgaattattggtctattcgggttttcgggttcgggttcggttcctatatgtgctatatttcgggttatgggttcgggttcggttcctaacctataaaacccgaatagacctaataacccgaaatataaaaaagctcttaatatgtgatggtattattatatgatttatgaacttattagctagaaataatgatatcatctaaacgatagtatatatatctttgtatgctaatttttatagtcacttgttgtagtaatagtactttcaattaattattcattgtctatattttaacaaaatatactagtctctctacaattcaggtctattcggtggaccgaatagaccgaaccgaaattgtgagtctattcgggttcggttacaaaaatatttttggaaatttcggttctcattttttagaacccgaaatttcacaaacccaaatagaccgaaccgaattaccctaatagaccgaatgcccagccctactgCTTGCGCAACAAACAAGCATCACCATCGACGGGGCGAGGGTACACGGAACACCAGCCGTCCGATCCATATCGACGGCCAGGTAAATCGGAGGAAGCCCGGAAGAAGTCTCCTTCCAGCACCACCCTTCTCTCCTCCGCATCCCCCCGGCCGGTTCCTCCTTGCCGCCGCCGTCGCTGTGCCAAGCCTTGCGAATAACCGTTGTCCGGTACATTCTCTTCTCCGATCTCGCTACCCACCGCTCCTTGCCTATTTGTGATCGCCTCCCGTTCAATTGGGGGCGAGCTTCTCTCCCCTGAGGCCCTGATCGAATTCCGCTGGAATCTAGAGGGTTTCATCCGATCGAATTCCACGCGTGGAGACGGGTGGTTTCGTGTACCTTTCGAGTTGTTAGGCACTATGCAGGCGTCCTCCCGTTCTGCGACGATCAGGTTTAACGTGCGTGCTGTTGGCTGTCGCAGGGCTGTGGGGGGCAGACATGGCGCTCCGGAGGCTGCTGCAGGGGAGTGTCCTGCCGCGGGTAACCGGCAGGGTTTCGGCACCGGCCGTGGCGCCGTTTTCAACGGAGTCCGGAGAGACCATCCGTGCCACGCTCTTTCCGGGCGACGGCATCGGGCCAGAGATTGCCGAGTCTGTCAAGCAGGTACAAAATTTAGGTTCGGTTTGATTGTTTTGTACAATTATTCAGATTGTCTACATGTAAATCAAAAGTTAGTTTGTTTGATGGACAAACTAAAGCTATGTTTGAAGCTAAGCTTTTAGGCAGGTTTGAAGCTGAGAACATATTGAGCATGCCGTGCAGGATGATGCACTGTTTTTTTATGCCTATCTCAGAAAGATCTAATAATGAGCTTGACTGCTTGAGTTAATAAGATAGGTGTCATACTATGATGGGGATCATAAACAAACCAAATGCTCATCCTCTCGTTCTTATAACAAGATAGATTAAACACTACTTTTTACTGCTTCTGAAACATAATGTATATATGCTATTCAAGAGCTAGCATTTATGAATTTAAACCGATTCTAGTTAGTGACATAGTGGCTTAAGAAAGAGAAATAATATTGTATTCGACAATATGGTAGCTATAACTTTATGCAAACACTAACGTATGTGCCGTGGTTGTGCAAAGTTTATTTTTGAGGGGTTCTTTATGGAGATTGATCTGACACTAGCATATAACAGTTTGGGTGACCATGTGAGGATGCTATTATCGAAAGTTGTTCTTATTGCCGGAGGAGCACTTGAGACTGTGTTCTTCCAAATGGATGTCACTTATGTCAGTTGTTATATTTCTATTATTTTCGGTTTTGATGTTCCTTTTGAAGCAGGATAGTCATTTGTGATTTTCAGTCTGTTTCTATCAGTTATTTATGGCTCTCTTATTATTTTCAAAGTTTGTGATCTACACCTTGACCAATTCTCTGTCTGAAATGCATTATATCAAGTATACGTTCAGTCGTTCAGTGACTACTGTAATCTGGGCAGTCTACTGTTGCGTTCACTGTACCAACTCTATTGGATCCAATGCAGGGCCAATAAGATACGAGTCACCAGGTCCTCAAGTTGCACTTGAGGGTCAAGGCATAGAAAGCATATGTGTAAGAAAAACATAAGGAGTAACATACAAACATAGATATAAAATATATCCTGTCGTGTATCCTTTGACTATTATTTTTGTGTTTGGATCAGCTAGGGAACTTATCTTTTAACTGGGGCTATATTTGTCAGTTGACGTAGAAACCATGTCGTCTGATTTACACATATAAAGCTCTTATTTTTTAATACTTTTAAAAGTTCTGTTTTACTTTGTATATGGATTCCTTGGCATATCATACTTTGTAGTTATTAAATTAATTTATGACCATAGAAGGTCGGCAGGGTGGGTAGGGAATAAGTGGTCTGCAATACAGAGAGGGCGCCTTCTCATATACAAAGTACTAGGAATGGTAAGGCCTAAGAGGCTGGACTTTAGAAGAGTGAGCTTTGCCATCTCCATGATGATAGTCTCTGTTCACTTGTTGCTCATCTAGTCATCTCTTGCCTTTTATGCTCCTTTAGTTCAAATTGATTAGAGACTAAACAGTCTTAAAATGCCACCACTACACCTACAATTCAGGACCGAGTTTTTGGTTATGGAGTATTGTGGGGACGGAGCCGCTCCGCTCTCAATTTGTTGTTGTTTGGATTGGTTCCATGTATGATAGAGTGACGCTAAAAAAGGGAAATTATGCTCAAATCTTGAATTATTcggctcctcaaaatatcctggaCGGAGCCACTCCATCCCAACTGCTCcgaaaccaaacactacctaacagTATTGAGTTTCATTTAGACCTAGCAACCTCATgtcttctttctttttttcttatCCTAAGCCATGTTTCATTGTGAGGCACACATTATTCAACAAAAACACACACCTAACCTGATGCTTTAATGTGCCCAGGTGGCAGGCACATAATTGCGTTAGCAACACATATTTTCTGTCTAGAAATAGTTTGAATGGATGTTTAAGGAGAGTACTTGAATGATGTCACTCCCTTTTTTCTGCTAATGGAGCTGTTGGATTCTATGTCATATTTATGATATTCGATGCCCTAATGAGGACACTGGGTTACAAGGCATTTGAAAGTTTAATTTATATATTGTTATAAACTTTGGTAAGAGTTTATCCCCTTTCTCTTGGTTTGAGGAACTGCTATTCTATGTTTCCTGACAATCAGTAGCTATGTTTTTTGACGAATCTAGTAGCTAGGTTATTTACTTTATATGATTGATTTAACTCAATCTTATAAGATAATACCTTTCTTTATGGTTGAACAACATGAAGTTCAGGAGCTGCTGAATGCTTCTATCTCTGTATCAACTGGTATCCATTAGTGACAACATTGCAACAGCAATTGTTCTTTCTGGTTTGCATGTCTCTGAAATTTCTTACAACTATTGCATGGACATGCATCTTTGTCCATGATATGCAAGTCTTGGACTTCCAAACATGGTTGCAAAATGGAAGCTGATTACTTCAATTGTGAAACTGCAGCTTTCAGCTAAAATCTGCAGTGATGTTGGGCTTACTACTGTTGTTAATTAGTGGATGAAGTTCATTGATGCATGATATCCGAGAAGGTAGCTCGTTTCTACAATGTCTTGACTTAATATTTTTTTTGCTCTGCGCTTTCAGGTATTCAATGTTGCAGGGGTACCAATTGAATGGGAAGAACACTATGTTGGTACAGAAGTTGATCCCAGAACAGAGAGTTTTTTGACTTGGGAAAGCCTGGAGTCAGTGCGTAGAAACAAAGTTGGCTTGAAAGGTCCTATGGCTACACCTATTGGAAAGGGTCATCGATCTTTGAATCTTACATTAAGGAAAGAACTTGGGCTCTATGCCAATGTCAGGCCTTGCAACAGCCTCCCAGGCTACAAGACCAGATACGATGATGTTAACCTTGTGACAATTCGTGAAAATACTGAAGGAGAATATAGTGGTCTTGAGCATCAGGTAAGCATTCTTAAAGAGATGTTGCTTCAATTATTGTCAGTTTGTCAGCATGATTCTTTTTCACCCTGTCCTAGTTTCGCTCCAGGTTGTGAGAGGTGTTGTAGAAAGTTTGAAAATTATTACCCGCCAAGCAAGTTTGAGAGTGGCAGAATATGCTTTTCATTATGCCAAGGCCAATGGCCGGGAAAGGGTCTCTGCGATTCACAAGGCCAATATTATGAGGAAGACAGATGGTCTTTTCCTCAAGGTTTGTGGTCTACCATTGTTTCCTTCTTTTTCATCATGGATgcatttctttttctttctttctgaACTTATGTTTTCTTGATTTTTATTGTACTTGTAGTGTTGCCGTGAAGTGGCTGAGACGTACCCTGAAATTCAATACGAGGAGGTCATCATTGACAATTGTTGTATGACGGTATGTTCTCTCAGCTGAAAGTATTCATTTTTCTGTCAATTGTTGTTGTGCTCTTAGTGATGGCCTGCCTGAAGCATCAGGCAGTGCTAATATcaattatttttcttactattataagCTGTGCTGATGCTGATGTAACTCATTCTGAACTGCATTTGCCTCCAGCTTGTGAAGAATCCTGGTCTTTTTGATGTATTAGTGATGCCAAACCTCTATGGTGACATCATTAGCGATCTATGTGCTGGTTTGATTGGGGGCTTGGGCCTAACACCCAGGTAAATTTGCTTTGATTAATCTAATTTTGTTGGGTATTGATATGGCAAAAGGACAGGCCTGGAGCCAAAGGTCCTGAGTTTGATGCAGCCTCTCTGCAATGCAGGGGTAAGGCTTGCTCGGTTATTTTTTCCCTAGACCCCACATGGGAGCCGCTAGCACTAGGTCTATCCGATTGATATGGCAAATGCTCACATTTGTTTGTTTCTTTTTCCAGTTGCAATATTGGTGAAGGTGGCATTTGTCTAGCAGAAGCTGTTCATGGTTCTGCTCCTGATATTGCTGGCAAGGTGAGATCTTGGAACAGTTTCTGCTGTCTACCATAACTTATTGTGTTTTACTTGTGTGGTTTCACATAATATGTTAGAGATTTTTGTGATTTTTCAAGGCAGTTCATCAGTTAATGTCttttatatataatatataattgttttctACTTCTGTAGATACAGCTTAATGCTTAACCTGAAAGTTGTCTGGCATGTTCCTGCTATTAACATTTCGGTATATTGATATTACAGTTACTATATATTTACCTGGATTTGTGGATTGTTTTTAGAACCTTGCGAACCCGACTGCTCTTATGCTGAGTGCTGTCATGATGTTGCGCCACTTGCAATTCAACGACAAAGCAGACCGGATCCACAACGCCATCCTCCAGACTATTGCTGGGGGGAAGTACAGGACTGCTGATCTTGGTGGAAAGGCATCGACATCCGAGTTTACAAATGCAGTCTGTGATCACATCTGAGAATCGGATGTGGTTCTTTCCTTCTGATTGTTCTGTCTTCCTAATATCTTTTTGTCGCATATGGGGAGGAGCTTTAGCTTTAAGAGGTTAACTGGCAGCACCTCGAACTTCTTTGGGTGGTTAACACGGTTTGAGACCGTCAAATATTTTTGTCACATATcttgctgtccagaaattttttCAACTTCAGAATCGAGTAAATAATTCTGTAATCAACAACAGCACTACAGCAGTAGGTAGGGTTTATTTCATTGTCGTTCTTGAAATATTGGGCTAACTGGTTAGAATACCAGTTGGGACATGTTAATCCTGGGGTTTTCATTTATGCATACAAAGAATCAAAATCTTGTGTCAATGGAAATTTGCAGCTTTATTAACGTGGTGGTATTATTTATTTGAAGTTTGTTTGGGTGCATTAGCACTAATAGCTACTAACAATTAGGGCAACTCCAAAAACCTTTTTATGACTTTTTTTATTGATAGCACTCCAACAGTTTCTTCAATTAAGTTTATAAATATTGTTGTTTTCTATTCTAGATTTCTCACTAATATTATTGTCCTATTTTGATTTTTTTGCTATTCAAAGATAGGAGCGAACAAGCGCGCAAGATATGAGTTAAAATATAAAACAATTTAAAAGCATCTAGGTTTCAATTTGATTTTTAATGATTAATGTAAGATTATTGTGACTAACATATGTTTTTATAGAAATAAGATTAATGTTATCAGCATGTATGCTCCTCAAATAAGCCTTAATGAGAACTCAAAGAGGGAGTTCTGGGAAGGcttggaggacatggttagtaGTGTGTCAGTTGGCGAGAAGCTTTTCATAGGAGGAGATCTCAATGGCCATGTGGGTACATCTAGCACCAATTTCGAGGGTGTGCATGGAGGCTTCAGCTTTGGgactaggaatcaaggagaggaaatcctgaactttgccctagcctatgacatgtttatagcaaacactttcttTAGGAAGAGGAAATCCCACCTAGTGACCTTCAGTAGTGGCCAACACACTAGCCAGATTGATTTCGTCCTCTTGAGAAAAGAGgacaggtgaaagggaattaggcttacacctagtttctaaatgattttggtggttgaattgcccaacacaaataattggactaactagtttgctctagtgtacaagttatataggtgctaaaggttcacacttagccaataaaaagaccaggtattgggttcaacaaaagagcaaagggataaccgaaggcacctctggtttggcgcaccggactgtccggtgtgccaccggacagtgtccggtgcaccaccagacaatgtccggtgcaccagaggattccaaatcaaactcgtcaccttcgggaaaaatcCAGagacgctccgctaaaattcaccggactgtccggtgtacaccggacagtgtccggtgctccaaagaacggcgcctcaggaactcgccagcttcgggaattcacaacggctagtccgctataattcaccgggcatgtctggtgtacaccggactgtccggtgtgccatcgaagcaacggatacttcggcgccaacggctacctgcagctcattaaatgcgcgccagcgcgcgcagaagtcaggcgcgcccatactggcgcaccggacactctacagtacatgtccggtgcgccaccggacatccaggcgggcccagaagacagagctccaacgatcggaacccaacgactttggtgacgtggctggcgtatcggacatgtccggtgtgcaccggactgtccggtgcaccatacgacagtcagccccaccaaacggctagtttggtggttggggctataaatacccccaaccacccaccattcattgcatccaagttttcacacttccaaccacttacaagagctaggcattcaattctagacacattcaagagatcaaatcctctcccaaattccacacaacgccctagtgcttagagagagagatttgcttgtgttctttcgagctcttgcgcttggattgctttcttctttcttgattctttcttgcgatcaaactcacttgtaattgagacaagagacaccaatcttgtggtggtccttgtaggaactttgtgttccaaggcaattgagaagagaaagctcactcggtccgagggaccgtttgagagagggaaagggttgaaagagacccggcctttgtgaccacctcaacggggagtaggtttgcaagaaccgaacctcggtaaaacaaatccgcgtgtcacccctcttatttgcttgcgatttgttttgcaccctctctcgcggactcgattatatttctaacgctaacccgacttatagttgtgattatttttgagaatttcagtttcgccctattcacccccccctctaggcgactatcaattagtatcag
This genomic window contains:
- the LOC100191841 gene encoding Isocitrate dehydrogenase [NAD] catalytic subunit 5, mitochondrial-like; amino-acid sequence: MALRRLLQGSVLPRVTGRVSAPAVAPFSTESGETIRATLFPGDGIGPEIAESVKQVFNVAGVPIEWEEHYVGTEVDPRTESFLTWESLESVRRNKVGLKGPMATPIGKGHRSLNLTLRKELGLYANVRPCNSLPGYKTRYDDVNLVTIRENTEGEYSGLEHQVVRGVVESLKIITRQASLRVAEYAFHYAKANGRERVSAIHKANIMRKTDGLFLKCCREVAETYPEIQYEEVIIDNCCMTLVKNPGLFDVLVMPNLYGDIISDLCAGLIGGLGLTPSCNIGEGGICLAEAVHGSAPDIAGKNLANPTALMLSAVMMLRHLQFNDKADRIHNAILQTIAGGKYRTADLGGKASTSEFTNAVCDHI